A region of the Microcoleus sp. AS-A8 genome:
AGTTGAAAAAAGATCGCTTGGATCAGCTACAGCCCCAAGCGAAATTTACGTTTGAATGGCTAGATTTAGCAAACCGCGATCGCATCCTTCAGCTATTTCCAGAACAGAGCTTTGATTATGTGATCAACCTCGCGGCTCAAGCCGGAGTCCGCTATTCCTTAGAAAATCCCTTTGCCTACGTAGACAGTAACATGTCCGGGTTTGTCAATTTGTTAGAAGGATGTCGTCAGACTCAAATCCAGCATCTCGTCTTTGCATCTTCCAGTTCTGTCTACGGTGTGAACACCAAAGTTCCGTTTGCCGTCACGGATAATGTCGATCATCCGATTTCCCTTTATGCCGCTACCAAGAAGGCCAATGAATTAATTGCTCATGTCTACAGTCACTTATACAATTTACCCGCGACCGGTCTGCGTTTCTTCACGGTTTACGGCCCTTGGGGACGCCCAGATATGGCTTATTTCAAATTTGTGAAAGCCATGCAAGAGGGTAAGGCGATCGATGTTTACAACTTTGGCAAAATGAAGCGTGATTTCACTTACATTGATGATGTGGTTGAAGGAGTGGTGCGAGTGATGTATAAACCGCCCCAAACTCCTATAAACAAAAGTGCCCATCTTCCTGAAGACGTGGCTAGCTTAGCTCCCTACAAGCTTTACAACATTGGTAACAATAACCCTGTCGAGTTAATGACCTTTATTGAAGTAATTGAACGGGCTTTAGGTAAAACAGTTGAGAAGAATTTCCTGCCTATGCAGCCTGGGGACGTTTTATCCACTTATGCAGATGTGGATGAATTAATTAAAGATGTGGGATTTAAACCCTCTACAACCATTGAGGAAGGGATTCATCGCTTCGTTCGGTGGTATCAAAACTACTACCTATAACAGGCTTCAGCTAACAATTATCTAAATGGCAGATGCCAAGAGGAGAGATTTTTTGTGGAATGGGCAGGATGCCCCTTTTCATGTATAGCATAAAGGCACCGGAGCGACCGCCGGAGCTCATACGAGGACTTTAGTGAGGATGAGGAGGTACCGGAGCTCATACGAGGAGGCACAAGGCAGAAGGGATGCATATGGACGGCTCAAGATTTCAGTATTTGGCGAGAGTCAAGAGTTGCCTTGGTGACCGCTATAAGTTAAATGCACGACAGGTTATTTAATTTGTGCACCCTAAAAGTAGGGCTGTCCTTTTCATAGGACAGCCCTCCAAGATGAAAAACAATAATTTATACCATCAGCAGATTGAACCTTACTGCAATAGCTTTTGTACCCAACCCAGATTAGCCGTATCCCGAATAATCAAGAAAATACCTAAACCGAGTAATAGCACCAATCCGGTTTGCATCACGTTTTGCTGAATTTCAGTAGGCAAAGGTTTACCCCTGATTCCCTCAATCAACAAAAACACAAGCTGACCTCCATCCAATGCGGGTAAAGGTAAGATATTAATGATTGCCAAGTTAATGCTAATGAGAGCGGCAAATTGGAAAAGATTTGCAGCATTTGAACGCGCAATATCTGCTCCAATCTCAACAATCTTGACCGGGCCCGAAACTTGCTCGGCGGTTTCGCCAAAGTTACTGATGAGTTGACCAAAGCCTTTCGCGGTCAAAATCACGACGCGCTGATATTCGTCGGCAGCGCTACTGAAAGCCTCCCCAATATTTTTGGCACGCTTACGCACCACGTCACCATTCGGGGCTAGCTGTACACCGATTTTACCTTTGCCATCTTGACCAAGTTCCGGCCTCAAGGCAATGGGAAGCGTTTGTTGGTTTCGCTGAATTGTTAGTCTCAGAGGTTTGTTGGGAGATTGTTGAATTTGCTTCATCAGGTAAGAGATAGCTTCCTGGTTCGCTCCCAACTCTTGCCCATTGACGGATAAAACAACATCCCCCGGTTGAATTCCCGCCTCTTTTGCCACGACACTGCTTTCTGCGACAACTTGCGGAACAAGAACACCAGGTTGGTAGTTAAAGTTAGTAAAGTCTGGGGTGCCAACGGTTGCGACTTGACCCACAAGTAGGAAGTAAGCAAACACCAAATTGGCAATCACACCCGCACTAATTACGATCGCACGGTCTAAAATCGGTCGGTTGCGGAGTAAATTCGGGTCATTCGGAGGAATTTCGCTATCCGGGTCATCATCAGGGAAACCCACGAACCCCCCTAAGGGAAACGCTCGAATGGCATACTCGGTTTGTGAACCCTGATACTTCCACAGAACGGGGCCAAAACCTAAGGAGAAACGATTGGCATAGATTCCTTGGAGACGAGCTGCCATAAAATGACCCAGCTCATGGACTAAAATCAGAACCGCCAGGACTGCGATCGCCGCCAAAATTGACATAATTAGGATTCAGTGTAACGAGAACTCACGTTTTTTCATTGTAAGGTCTGAAATCAATCGAGTGCCTGCGACCTTGGTCTTACAACACTTCTCTGCCTAGATAAGGTTGCAGCACGTCCGGAATTTTGACCGTGCCATCCGGTTGCTGATAATTCTCAAGTACCGCTGACATTGTGCGTCCTACAGCTAAGCCTGAGCCATTCAGAGTATGGACAAACTGAGTTCCTTTTTTCCCCGCTTCTTTAAAGCGAATATTACCTCGTCGCGCTTGGAAGTCCGTGCAATTGGAGCAACTGGAAATCTCACGATACTTGCCAGAAGAGGGCAACCAAACTTCCAAATCATAGGTTTTAGCAGAAGAGAAGCCCATATCCCCGCTACACAGTGCCACAACCCGATAGGGCAACTTTAAGGCTTCCAAAATCCCTGCCGCATTCTGTACGAGTTTTTCGAGTTCCTCGTAAGACGTACTGGGATGAACCAGCTTCACCAACTCGACTTTATTAAACTGATGCAATCGAATTAGCCCCTTAGTATCTCGCCCGTAGCTACCGGCTTCGCGGCGAAAGCAGGGGGTATAGGCACAGTGATAAATGGGTAGCTGGGATGCCTCTAAAACTTCATCTCGGTACAGATTGGTTAATGGGACTTCAGCCGTAGGAGCTAGCCATAAATCATCACTGTCGCACTTGAAGCTTTCTTCGGCAAATTTAGGTAACTGACCGGTCGCGGTTAGAGACTGGGTGTTGATCAGAATCGGGGGTATAACTTCCACATAACCACTGGCTGTCTGCTGGTCGAGCATAAAGCTAATCAGCGCTCTTTCCAAGGCAGCACCCGCACCCACTAAGCTCACAAAGCGGCTCTGAGCTACTTTCACCGCCCGCTCAAAATTGAGAATGCCCAGCTTTTCACCAATTTCCCAATGAGGGAGAATCTTGGCATCTTGGGGTGGAATGTATTCGTCACCCCAACGGCGCACTTCTACGTTTTCCTCTTCACTCTTGCCCATCGGTGTCGATTCACTCGGCAAGTTAGGGAGGGCGAGTAAGAGGGATTCGATCTGGGATTTCAAGTCTTTTTCCTGAGGTTCCAGTTCACTCAGTGAGGCTTTGACTTGGTTCCCTTCATCCCGTAACGCTTGCAGTTCAGGCGCGTCCGCAGGGGTTCCCGCTTTGATTTTTTGACCCATCTGTTTGCCAATTTCGTTGCTACGGGCTTGCAACTGAGTTCGGGAGGTTTCCAGTTCCCGTTGGCGCTGATTCAACTGGATAATCGGCTGGAGGTCATGTTGACCGGCACCACGCCGATTCAGTAGCTCTTGGACTGTTTGGGGATTTTCTCGAATTTGCTTTAGGTCAAGCACAGAGTTTCTCTACAATACCGGACGCGATCGCATACATGGCACATACTCTTTGCTTTTAGCAGCTCTTCAAGGAGGGCTTAAAGCGGCATGGAATAGTGCCACTCTACAGGATACAAGAGGAGCGCGATCGCATGATTCTCCCCAATCTGCCATAGTTTACCCTCAAAGTCCAATCGGTACAGCCTTTTCACCTTCATCCGGTTGGAGCTACTTACTCACGCGATTAAACAGCCACAGTGAAGCTACAATACCCGCAAAATGGGCTGTAATCGTGTTGACGTTCCCCTGTACAACAAATAAATCCAAGGGTTGCACATAACGACTGGGGTCAAGCACGGCTCCTTGCTGAGACAATGACTTGGTGAGGACGCTACCCACTACGGCTTGCGCTCCAAAAATAGTCAGCAACATTCCCACTAAATTGACAATCAATCCCAGCCTGATGGCTTGCAGAGTATCTGCTTTACTCGGTCGCCCCGTCTCTAGTAATTGTTTAGAAATCAGAGTGTAACGGAATGCAAAAAAAGCACCGATACCCAGCGCTACCAGACCACAAATTGCAAAAAAGATGCCGAATCCGGTTCCCTGGGTACTGGCTTGAGCCGCTGTATTTCTGCTGAAGGCTAGAGAAAGCAGCAAAATAATGGCTGAAATGACGCCTAGAACGACCTGGAGCCAGAAAGAAATCCAGCCAATAGTGCGGAGTGTAAAGACAATTCGCTGAGCAGATGGAGGGATTGAAGACGTGTCTGGCTTTTCTCGCATCGGAGCTGGAACCTTGAGTGATAACCTAACTTCATTGTATTTTCTCGCAACAGCTGACTAAATATAGGGTGGGTTTTTTGCGGCTACTAGGACTTACGCCTTTTTGGTATTCATACAGTAAGGGCAAGATAGCCTTTGTTTCTACAGGTAGCAGATAGAGTACCCTTTGGCGTATGTCCGTTGCTCTAGCCCTCCCCAGTTCTGCATGGGCTCAGCTGGTTAGACTGCTATAAGTTTTTTATGGCTTTTTGTGAAGAATTGATAAAATATTCTTGACTTTGTTGCGGATTTTAAATAAACGCAAGTAAGATTCACACAGAGTAATACACGTCATACGGTGGTATTACACTTGAGCCAGCGCATCAAGTAAAGCCTTAGACTGGCGCTCAACCCGTTCTATGTCAGTAGGGCAGCCTGCCTGGTTGCTTGAGTTCTGGGGCAGCTTACAAACACCAGGGTGATCTGAAATTGACCGACTGCCTGCCCGGAAATTAGCGATTGGTTAGCACACCTTGAGAGCATCCTTAAATTGGGGACTTGCCTTTTGCCATTCACTAGAAGGGGCTCTCGCAATTCGTTCAGATTAGGGTGCCTATAAGGGCTACAAAACCGAATAAATTGCTGATTTCGGATAAAAACAGTTAAATTTCGAGAACTTTTAATTCCAGCAGCTCGTCTAGTTAATCAAGTATAGGTATGGGACAGCAACCCCAACGCCTCCTGTGGCTCCCTATTTCTTCGCAGCCTGATCGAAGAGGAACAGAACGATGGAGCGTATAAGACCCAATTTCCAGCAGCGTTTATCCTACCTAGGGTGTGCTATTGCATTGGTCTTGACTTTGTCAGCCTATAGAAGCAGTTTTGGGACGACTCCCTTATCGGCAGCACAGAGCCACTGGCAGGCGATCGCAGCGGCAAATCCAGAGATTTTAGTGAGCCGCTACAGCGATCATGCTGTTTTAGAGCGGTCCTATGGGGTTTCAGATGTAGACAAAGTTTACCAGGGTCAGTCGATTTACGAAGCTTGGTTGGAATTTTTTGAGCAGTACCAGATTCAAGATTTCCGGGTAATCACACAAAAACAAAGCAATCATGGTGTTGAAGCTGACATTCAGATCACGGCCAAGTCCAGCCGGGGGGTGATTGTTGTTTTATCCATGTCATACCAGGTGCAATTTGATTCAACTGGCAAGATTATCAAAGAAGTTTGGCAAGCTGGTTCTGAAGTAAGTGTGTAGCTACAAGAGGTTGAAATTTTTGTTGCATACAAGGATTTTGGCTGGTTCAAGACACATTGAATGGCTCTGGGCACGGATTAAGCCGCTCAAAGACATCAAAGTGTTACTAAAGTAAAGTGGTCGCTTTACAGCGGCTCATAGATTCTGAGCCATCGGGCGACGCCAGCTCATTACCCCACCTAAAAGAGGCTTTACTGATGAATAGTCTTGTATTTCCAGTAGAATAATTACTGTTTGGCGTAGGAAAACGGCTAACGTCTTTACGACCTATCCCTTCACAAGCTTGACTTGGGTAAAGTAATGCAAAACAAAAGTATGCGGAATATACACCCATAAGTCAGTAGAAAAGAATAATGCTTTCAGCCTGAGGTCAACTTAGGCTTGGAAGGGAAGGAGAAAGTCTACCAGGTCAAGCTACCTTAGGAATCGCTCAGGTGCTTATGGTAGGAGCTTTTAGCGACTTCGCTAAAATTAGTGGTGATTATCCGCTGGGTTGCATCTAAAGTTACCGCATCAACGAGTAAAGTACAGGCTCCTCTAGGCTTTGCTATAAAAGTGTGAGGTTAGTTTACTGGCTCTTATTTGCTCGTTTTTGCCAGACATGCGTGTGCATGTGTGAGTTTTCAGGGGTATCGAAACCGTCGTTAGTTTCAGGAAAACTCTCCCATTCAAAGCCGGTTGGCTGGGATATTCAGCGAGCTATGCAGATGAAATTTGAGGATATCTATCAGTTTTTTCGAGACCCTCCTCCTAACTATCTCAACAAAGAATTAGCTGTATGTTACGTTTTGTTCATTTTGTTGCAAGGGGAATCCTATGGAACACAGTTGATCCAGCAATTAGAACAGGAACACCCAACCTATCGACTCTCTGATACTGTTCTCTACAGTGCACTTAAGTTTCTTGAAGATTCAGGAGCCATTTCAGGGTACTGGAAAAAAGTAGAAGGACGAGGACGCCCCCGCAGGATGTATCAAATCCGCCCGGAATGGCGAGACCAAGCCCATGAACTTGCCAATTTCTGGCGAAGTTACATGACAGCAGACAGCCAAGCCATGTAACGGCTTGAAGCCCTTTGTTGGAGAATTGGTTAGATCCGGGGCAGCCGGCGAGGAAGAAATTAGCAAAAATGATAGGGTAGGCACGGCTAAGAACCAGGGAAAGAAGAGTCAAGCTCTTCCAGGCGCTCAATGCCTGAAAAATGCGAACTGTGCCAGCCCTAGGGTGCACAATGTGCATTGAATTCCTCGAAAATCTTCCTCGCTGAAGCACGCTTTACCCACTCAGGGCTAGTGAGGGAAGACGCCGCTTAAGCGTTAGTGCTTTGGGGTTACTCGCCAGAGGCGGGGGCAATAATAGCGCACACGCCAACGGGGTATTCTCTTTGCGCCAGCAGCGTGCCGTTGCGTCGCGCACGATCATTCGTGTTAGCTTTCTTCGGCGCGTCAGCGCTAGCGTGCCGTTGCATCGCTATGGCTAACCAATCAGGCGTCACAAATTGTAAAGTAGGAGCATAACGATACATGTCTTAATCAAAAGTCAGTGAATACCACCGTTCTTTCTTCAACATTCCTGCTGACGCTATTGTTGGCAGTCGGTCTATTTTTCTTTATCCGAGCTTCTGTCAAGGATAGAACCGAACAAGTGCGATTGATTGCCCAAGAACCAGAAGAATCACTGCTGACGCGGTTGCAGCAATATTTTGACCAGAGAGCCTACCGGGTAGCCGCCATTGATGCCGTCACCCATCAAGTCACGTTCCAAGGGTTTGTTCGACCCAGTTGGTTTCTCGCCATCTTTTTAACATTGCTAGCTGCCTGTGGCATTTTGTGTTTATCCCTGGTTCTCTCGTTGTTGTACCCAACACTCACTTATCCTTTTTTTGCGCTGGTTCTTTTAGCCCCAGTTGCTGGAGTTTTTTATTGGAAAAAAGCAGGGCGCAGTGAGCAGGTTTTTTTAACCGTGGAGGCTGTACCCACTGAAAACACGGGTTCGCAAAGTCTCCTGACTGTTACAGCCCATCGTGATGAAGTGCATGAGTTGAAACAGGCTTTAAAACTCAAAACCTTGGCTTAAAGACTGAAGTCTGAAGTCTCAAAACGTCCTACTTTAAAGCTTGGCAGGAGATTTAAAGATTAACCCTACTCAAACGCAAAGGCTTGAGTAGGGTTAAGTAAAAACGCCTGTTATCGAGTTTTACCGATAAGATCTCAGCGACTAGAGACCGCGACAGCAGTCTTTTCTTCGGGAGAATCTAGTATCCGCAAACTGGGAAACAGAAAATGATTTTCTTCGACGTATTGAGCACCAAATAATCCTTTTTCTGCCCAGAAATAACGGTCTGTAGTATGTTCGTTTCGCTTCACGAGTATTAAAGCGGGTGGAACTATCCCTTTAACTTGAATAAACTTTCGTGCTGCTGTGACCGGTTTATCTTCGCCGCTTTCGAGATTATACTGAGGCACATGCTCCAGAATCTTACGCCCTTCCTGGCGGCGGCGACTTTTGCGCTTGCGTCTTCTTGCCAACCTCTTTACCTCCTCTTTATGCTGACAGTTGTAATGTTAGTTACAAAAGCCGTCGAAAGTATATCGGCTTGAGTTCAAAATATCAACTTCTATTTACAGATTGATACAAAAAGTCCAAATTTTCTCGAAAATAAGGGTCAAGATCAAGAAATGAGGAGGTTTTCTGAGAAAAGTCGATACAATTATTAATGTTTATTAATAAAATGAGTCTGCGGAGCTCCCTTCATCTGAGGTGAGCCAGCGGAGAGTTTATAGTCAGATTGAGGGTAGGTTCGACATTATAGAGAAAGGGCGAGTGGTAGTTTCCAGGGAAGAGCGCTGTCAAAGATTAATCATCCTAACCTCATGTTCATTCCTGCCAGTTCAGAATTTGTCACGTTATGTAAATCACAAGTGGCAGTGTTAACTCAAGGGCTAGGTGCCGCGTTGAGTGCCGTGTATTTAACAGAAGAACTGATCGAGGGCAACCAGCCTAAGCTGATTCCCATCGTGATTTATCCAGAAACAACGGGGGTTTGGGAAGAAAATCATCCAGAGTTGGTGCTGCCTGAACTGCGGGGTAAGATGACAATGATTCCCCGATTATCTCAAGCCCTGCCAAAGTTGCTCCCTCAAGTCTCTGATTATGACCAGACGGTAGATTCAACCTCACCTGACCGAGCTGAGAATTTTTTACAGCGACAGCGCCAAGTTGTTCTGCCCCTGATCCATGAAGGGGTCGTGATGGGGTTGTTGGTGACAGGTCGTGAAGACCGACCGTGGAATGATAAAGAATTGGCGACGATTGAACGAATTGCTCGAACATTGTCGATCGCCTACATCATGGATCAGCGTCGAGCTTGGTTCGAGCAGCAATTGACTCAAGCCAGTCGCCTAAAAGCCCAACAGCGCGATCGCCTCGATGACCTGCTGCATCAACTTCGCAATCCTCTAACCGCTTTAAGAACATTTGGCAAGCTGCTATTCAAGCGGCTGCTGCCTGGAGATAGAAACCGCGATTTAGCATCCAGTATTTTGCGAGAGAGCGATCGCCTCCAAGAATTACTCAAAGAATTCGATACCTATCTAGACGCCAATGAAATCGAGCAACCGCCCCTGTTGTTGCCAGCCGCAGCACAACCTGAAGCGTCCCCTCGACTAGGGACTGGCCATTGGCGCAGGGTAACTGGAGAAGAATCTTCCCCATCCTTAATCCCCCTTTCCATCGCAGCCGTCTTAGAACCGCTGATCGATACCGCCAAGGCGATCGCCCAAGAGCGCAATCTGTTCCTTTGTTCCGAAATCCCCAGCGACTTACCGTTAGTCCGGGGTAATCCTAAGGGGTTGCGCGAGGTGTTAAGCAATCTCATCGACAATGCCTTGAAATACACCCCAGCAGGGGGAAAAATTGATATCCGAGTTGATGTTTTGGCTCAAACGCCTCACCGCCAAACCTGGGCTGTTGGTACGGACGAGGATTTACCTCTTACAGGGGATGGCGTTACCCAGTCAATACGCACAGGCACCGCGCATCCCGAACAGCGTTTAGCCATTATGATTAGTGACACCGGCCCCGGCATTCCGCCCCAAGACTTAGAACATCTGTTTGAGCGGCATTATCGGGGTGTTCAGGCAGCAACCGCAATTCCTGGTAGTGGTTTGGGCTTAGCGATCGCCAAAGAACTGATCGAACAAATGCAGGGTGACATAGAAGTATATAGCCCAGCACAACAGGTCTGGGCTATACAAAGTTGGGAATCACAAAAGAATCAGAATCAAAATCAGCCAGCACGGGGAACAACCTTTGTCGTCTGGTTGTCTATCGCAAACAAATAGAACACATTGCATTTTGGGATTGGAGAGTAGGAACTGGGAAGATGATTCAGCTATAGAGCTGTTTATCTTCCCTTTCCATCACCAGTCCCTTATTTGGCGGTGACCGTCAAGGGAGCGTTTAATTTCAGATTCATGTCCGTATTGGGTTGAATGGCGATCAGATCGATGCTGTTACGGCCTAAGAAGGTTTGGATCAGGTTGATGACAACACCCGCACCACCGCCGATCAAGAGTTCTTCCGTGGCAATTGCCCGATCACCAGTAACGGCAGAGATCGCAGCCGCAGCGGCTGTACCCAAAGCAGCATTCTTCACAAGATTGCCCACATTAACACCCTTACGCACGGTTTCAGTTGTGGTAATTACATCAGAAGAAGCGTTAATAGTTTTTTCTTGACCGTTGATCACGACCTTCTGTGCCACGAACTGGCTACCCCCTTGGTCTTTAACCGGACGTAATTCACCAATTACATCACTGCCAGCAGGAATCAGGACTCTACCGTCAGAGGTGGTGATATTAGCCGCTACCTTCACCGTCAAGGGTACAGTTTCGTCTTTGGTGACGAGAATTTTGTCTGCTTTAGCATACGTTACAGGAATAGTTGTTCCTGCGGGAATTGTGACATCCGTTGCTACTTGCGGTGCATTAACGATGTAAGGGGAATTGATAGCTTGCACGTCTCCTGAGCTAACAAGTGCTTGGTAGAGGAAAGCGGCTACCTCAGCTCTGGTTGCGTTCCGAACAGGATTAAGCGTCTTGAGGTTAGGATAGTTCACCACAATACTTCTTTCTGTCGCGGCGGCGATGGGAGAGCGAGCAAAGTTAGAAATGCTTGAGCTGTCGTTGTAGTAACCCAGAACGGTGGATACGGCCTGAGTGGGGGTGTAATTCAATCCATTCGCTAGCGACGTTAAGACTTGTTCACGAGGAATATTCTGTTCCGGTCTGAAGATGTTACCGGGATAACCGGCTAAAAATCCAGTGGTGTAAGCGTCCTGAATTGCAGTGTAAGCCCAGTAGCGTGAGGGTACATCAGCGAAGTTAATCGCATTGCGAACTTTACCCTTATTAAACTCATTATTCGCTTTCCGCATCATCGCAGCGAATTGAGCTCTAGTCACTGGGGAATCGGGTCGGAATGAGCCATCTGGGAATCCAGCGATGATATCCCGCTGCGCTAGTGCTGAAATAAAATCCCGTGCCCAATAGCTGGATGAAACATCCGAAAAAGAGGTGGTTTGGGCAAAAGAAGGGGCCGCTGCCATGAAAGGCGCTACAGCTCCAGCGACGATTCCCAGAGCTAAAAAGGCGGCGGTTCCTGATTGCCAACGAGATAAGTTAGACATGTGAGGCGTTCTCCAAATTAGTTTGTTCTGTTGAGAAAATAGACCTGAGAAAGCGATAAATGTTCCTAGAACTTGCCAACTATAAAGTTTTGATGAATTAAACAGCAATATGCTCAATTTCGCTGTTTTTTAGCTGAACCATTTATGAAGTTCTTCATGATCAAAGACGCCTAATCCGTTAATTAGTTGCCTTCTAAGAAAAATGGGTTCTTGTGTGCAGGCATCGCGCTAGCGCATCAGAATATTAGATTAGGGGTCGCGAGTGGTTACCCTAATCCAATCCCCAGCCTCTAGCTTTCGTCCTTAGATGAACAAGGATGAAGATACCGAGGTGGGTGTATAGCTAGCCTCAAGGGTTAGGTTTGTTGGTCAATCCAGCGACGGTAAAGTTTTTGAATGGCTTTGAGGACGTTGTTTTGACGTGACTTAGGTGTGGTTCCACTATCGGGGTCAAGCAGTTGCAAGCGAGTTAAAAGTTTCGCTTCCTCTGTGGCTACCTCGCCATCGCTATAGATTAAGGCGCTCAGGGATTCAATCAGGCGCTGATAATCTTCTGAACTTGGGCGATCACCTAAATATTCTTTCATCCAGGCATAACACTCATCCGGTAAAACCGCCCTGAGTTCATACAATAGCGGCTGAATCTCCGGGTCATCAGCTACTCCTGTTTCTTTGGCAACTCGCTGAAGATACTCCCGCTCCTCTTGCTGAATTTTGCCATCAATCCAAGCTGCACCGATGAGAATCTTGACGAGCTGTTTGACCGTCGAGTTGGTGGGCATGATATTTTCCTCTGACTATCTGCCCCTCTATCTTAGGTAGGGGTTTGGAGCAGCAATAGTCTCTACCCTATACATTTTTTTTATCTCCCCTTCTCTTTTGCCGATTTTTCCGAAAATACAACGGGGTGCTGGTCAGTAATTTCTGCCATCCTGCACTAGTAATAAACCTTCTGTCCTCGTATGAGCTCCGGTTTGCCCTTTGCCCTTTGCCTTCTGCTGTAAGTGCCCGTGAACGGCTCCTCATTGACAACGTGCAAGCTGCACCATGAAGAAGCCATCCATCTGGTATCGGTGAGGCCACACTTTAAGCCAGCCTTGAGGTGTTGAGAAGGCCGTTAACGCTGAATCAGTTGCGGGTGGTCTAATTTGCCATTCAGAATGACGCTCTAGAAAGGATTGAATCACCCCTTCGTTTTCCAGGGGATGTAAGGTACAGGTGGCATAAACCAAAATGCCCTCAGGCTTAACCCAAGTCGCGGCTTGTTCTAAAAGTTCTCCTTGCAGAACCGAAAGTTCCTGTACGGTGGCAGGTGTGATGCGCCAGCGGATATCAGGGCGTCGGTGTAGCGTGCCTAACCCCGAACAAGGGGCATCGAGTAAAACGCGATCTGCTGCATGGGTGAAT
Encoded here:
- a CDS encoding NAD-dependent epimerase encodes the protein MKVLVTGVAGFIGYHLAQRLLAEGIEVYGIDNLNDYYDVKLKKDRLDQLQPQAKFTFEWLDLANRDRILQLFPEQSFDYVINLAAQAGVRYSLENPFAYVDSNMSGFVNLLEGCRQTQIQHLVFASSSSVYGVNTKVPFAVTDNVDHPISLYAATKKANELIAHVYSHLYNLPATGLRFFTVYGPWGRPDMAYFKFVKAMQEGKAIDVYNFGKMKRDFTYIDDVVEGVVRVMYKPPQTPINKSAHLPEDVASLAPYKLYNIGNNNPVELMTFIEVIERALGKTVEKNFLPMQPGDVLSTYADVDELIKDVGFKPSTTIEEGIHRFVRWYQNYYL
- the rseP gene encoding RIP metalloprotease RseP, translating into MSILAAIAVLAVLILVHELGHFMAARLQGIYANRFSLGFGPVLWKYQGSQTEYAIRAFPLGGFVGFPDDDPDSEIPPNDPNLLRNRPILDRAIVISAGVIANLVFAYFLLVGQVATVGTPDFTNFNYQPGVLVPQVVAESSVVAKEAGIQPGDVVLSVNGQELGANQEAISYLMKQIQQSPNKPLRLTIQRNQQTLPIALRPELGQDGKGKIGVQLAPNGDVVRKRAKNIGEAFSSAADEYQRVVILTAKGFGQLISNFGETAEQVSGPVKIVEIGADIARSNAANLFQFAALISINLAIINILPLPALDGGQLVFLLIEGIRGKPLPTEIQQNVMQTGLVLLLGLGIFLIIRDTANLGWVQKLLQ
- the serS gene encoding serine--tRNA ligase; translated protein: MLDLKQIRENPQTVQELLNRRGAGQHDLQPIIQLNQRQRELETSRTQLQARSNEIGKQMGQKIKAGTPADAPELQALRDEGNQVKASLSELEPQEKDLKSQIESLLLALPNLPSESTPMGKSEEENVEVRRWGDEYIPPQDAKILPHWEIGEKLGILNFERAVKVAQSRFVSLVGAGAALERALISFMLDQQTASGYVEVIPPILINTQSLTATGQLPKFAEESFKCDSDDLWLAPTAEVPLTNLYRDEVLEASQLPIYHCAYTPCFRREAGSYGRDTKGLIRLHQFNKVELVKLVHPSTSYEELEKLVQNAAGILEALKLPYRVVALCSGDMGFSSAKTYDLEVWLPSSGKYREISSCSNCTDFQARRGNIRFKEAGKKGTQFVHTLNGSGLAVGRTMSAVLENYQQPDGTVKIPDVLQPYLGREVL
- a CDS encoding DUF3611 family protein → MREKPDTSSIPPSAQRIVFTLRTIGWISFWLQVVLGVISAIILLLSLAFSRNTAAQASTQGTGFGIFFAICGLVALGIGAFFAFRYTLISKQLLETGRPSKADTLQAIRLGLIVNLVGMLLTIFGAQAVVGSVLTKSLSQQGAVLDPSRYVQPLDLFVVQGNVNTITAHFAGIVASLWLFNRVSK
- a CDS encoding PadR family transcriptional regulator, translated to MKFEDIYQFFRDPPPNYLNKELAVCYVLFILLQGESYGTQLIQQLEQEHPTYRLSDTVLYSALKFLEDSGAISGYWKKVEGRGRPRRMYQIRPEWRDQAHELANFWRSYMTADSQAM
- a CDS encoding cofactor assembly of complex C subunit B; translated protein: MNTTVLSSTFLLTLLLAVGLFFFIRASVKDRTEQVRLIAQEPEESLLTRLQQYFDQRAYRVAAIDAVTHQVTFQGFVRPSWFLAIFLTLLAACGILCLSLVLSLLYPTLTYPFFALVLLAPVAGVFYWKKAGRSEQVFLTVEAVPTENTGSQSLLTVTAHRDEVHELKQALKLKTLA
- a CDS encoding DUF3155 domain-containing protein, producing the protein MARRRKRKSRRRQEGRKILEHVPQYNLESGEDKPVTAARKFIQVKGIVPPALILVKRNEHTTDRYFWAEKGLFGAQYVEENHFLFPSLRILDSPEEKTAVAVSSR
- a CDS encoding GAF domain-containing sensor histidine kinase, which codes for MFIPASSEFVTLCKSQVAVLTQGLGAALSAVYLTEELIEGNQPKLIPIVIYPETTGVWEENHPELVLPELRGKMTMIPRLSQALPKLLPQVSDYDQTVDSTSPDRAENFLQRQRQVVLPLIHEGVVMGLLVTGREDRPWNDKELATIERIARTLSIAYIMDQRRAWFEQQLTQASRLKAQQRDRLDDLLHQLRNPLTALRTFGKLLFKRLLPGDRNRDLASSILRESDRLQELLKEFDTYLDANEIEQPPLLLPAAAQPEASPRLGTGHWRRVTGEESSPSLIPLSIAAVLEPLIDTAKAIAQERNLFLCSEIPSDLPLVRGNPKGLREVLSNLIDNALKYTPAGGKIDIRVDVLAQTPHRQTWAVGTDEDLPLTGDGVTQSIRTGTAHPEQRLAIMISDTGPGIPPQDLEHLFERHYRGVQAATAIPGSGLGLAIAKELIEQMQGDIEVYSPAQQVWAIQSWESQKNQNQNQPARGTTFVVWLSIANK
- a CDS encoding S-layer homology domain-containing protein; this translates as MSNLSRWQSGTAAFLALGIVAGAVAPFMAAAPSFAQTTSFSDVSSSYWARDFISALAQRDIIAGFPDGSFRPDSPVTRAQFAAMMRKANNEFNKGKVRNAINFADVPSRYWAYTAIQDAYTTGFLAGYPGNIFRPEQNIPREQVLTSLANGLNYTPTQAVSTVLGYYNDSSSISNFARSPIAAATERSIVVNYPNLKTLNPVRNATRAEVAAFLYQALVSSGDVQAINSPYIVNAPQVATDVTIPAGTTIPVTYAKADKILVTKDETVPLTVKVAANITTSDGRVLIPAGSDVIGELRPVKDQGGSQFVAQKVVINGQEKTINASSDVITTTETVRKGVNVGNLVKNAALGTAAAAAISAVTGDRAIATEELLIGGGAGVVINLIQTFLGRNSIDLIAIQPNTDMNLKLNAPLTVTAK